In Streptomyces sp. TLI_146, the genomic stretch GTGAAGGGCCGCAAGGCCACCGCCCGCCGGATCGCGTTCGCCGACATCGCCAAGGCGCGTGTCGAGATCGAGTTCAACCGCAAGGACAAGAAGGAAGAGGAGGCGTAGCCATGGACATCGACATGAGTGCCCTGCGGGGTTTGGTACGGGAGAAGGAGATCTCCTTCGACCTGCTGGTCGAGGCCATCGAGTCGGCCCTCCTCATCGCCTACCACCGCACCGAGGGAAGCTTCCGCCGCGCGCGCGTCAAGCTCGACCGCGAGAACGGTCATGTGACCGTGTGGGCGAAGGAAGACCCGGCCGACCTGGAAGAGGGCCAGGAGGCCAAGGAGTTCGACGACACCCCGACCGGCTTCGGCCGCATCGCCGCCACCACCGCCAAGCAGGTCATCCTGCAGCGGCTGCGCGACGCCGAGGACGACATCACCTTCGGTGAGTTCGCCGGGCGCGAGGGCGACGTGATCACCGGTGTCGTGCAGCAGGGCAAGGACCCGAAGAACGTCCTGGTCGACATCGGCAAGATGGAGGCCATGCTCCCGGTGCAGGAGCAGGTCCCGGGCGAGGAGTACACCCACGGACTGCGCCTTCGTACGTACGTCGTACGGGTGGCGAAGGGCGTGCGCGGTCCCTCGGTGACGCTCTCGCGCACCCACCCCAATCTGGTGAAGAAGCTCTTCGCCCTGGAGGTGCCGGAGATCGCGGACGGCTCGGTGGAGATCTCCGCCATCGCCCGTGAGGCCGGTCACCGTACGAAGATCGCGGTCCGCTCGACCCGCAGCGGTCTGAACGCCAAGGGCGCCTGCATCGGCCCGATGGGCGGCCGGGTGCGCAACGTCATGGCCGAGCTGCACGGCGAGAAGATCGACATCGTCGACTGGTCGGACGACCCGGCCGAGATGGTGGCGAACGCGCTCTCCCCGGCCCGGGTCTCCCGGGTCGAGGTGGTGGACCTCGCGGCCCGCTCCGCGCGGGTCACCGTGCCCGACTACCAGCTCTCGCTGGCCATCGGCAAGGAGGGTCAGAACGCCCGGCTCGCCGCGCGGCTCACCGGCTGGCGCATCGACATCCGGCCGGACACGGAGCAGCCCTCCGAGCAGGACTGAGCAGACGGCCACGGGGTCCGGGAATAGCACCGGGCCCCGTGGCTGTTGCCGTCATGGCGATCTTTTAGGACAACGGCCGTTCGATTTTTGCCCCAAAGGGGTGAGGTCGGTACGGGGAGGTAGACTTAAACGTGTCTGGCCGGACGCATGCCCGCGCATGCCCTGAGCGCACCTGTGTGGGGTGCCGGGAGCGAGCGGCCAAGACCGATTTGCTGCGCATCGTGGAGGTCGAGGGCGCTTGCGTCCCCGATCCTCGCGGTACGCTGCCCGGCCGGGGTGCGTACGTTCACCCCGCCTCGGTCTGTCTCGACCTGGCGGTCCGCCGCCGGGCGCTCTCCCGGGCCTTCAAGGTCAAGGAGCCGCTGGACAGCGAGGCCGTGCGTCAGCACGTCGAGCAGGCAGCACCGTAAGAAGAAGTACGGCACGGAACACCGTGCGGTCAGGTACCTCGCGAGTTGGAAGTAGGTCGAGATTGCGATGAGCACTCGATGAGTACGCGATGAGTACGCCCATGAAGTAGCGACGGTCCGGCGGTAACCCGGACCTAAAAGGAGCGAAGTGGCTAAGGTCCGGGTATACGAACTCGCCAAGGAGTTCGGGGTGGAGAGCAAGGTCGTCATGGCCAAGCTCCAAGAACTCGGTGAATTCGTCCGTTCGGCGTCCTCGACGATCGAGGCGCCTGTTGTACGCAAGCTGACCGACGCTTTGCAGGGGCCCGGTGGTAACGCCGGCAAGTCCGCTGCCAAGCCGAGCGCGCCCCGCAAGGCGACGCCTGCCAAGCCCGCCGCGCCCTCCCCGGCGCAGGCGGCACGTCCCGCTGCCCCCAAGCCCGGCGCCCCGGCCCCCAAGCCGGCCGCCGCCGAGGCCCCCAAGAGCAGCACCCCGTCCACGGCGCCGGCCCCCGGCCCGCGTCCGGGTCCCAAGCCCGCGCCGGCCAAGCCCGCCCCGGCGGCTCCGGTCCCCGCGGCCGAGTTCTCGGCTCCGGCGGCCCAGGCCCCCGCGCCGCAGCAGCAGGCCCCGCGTCCCGCGGGTGCCACCCCCGGCCCGCGTCCGGCCGCCCGTCCCGCCGCCTCCGGCGGTCAGGGCGAGCGCCAGGGCGGCCAGGGTGCCCGTCCCGGCGGCGCTCCGCGTCCCGCCGCGGGCGAGCGCGCCCCGCGTCCGGGCGGTGCCCGTCCGGCCGGTCCGCGCCCCGGCAACAACCCCTTCACCTCCGGCGGCTCCACCGGTATGGCGCGTCCGCAGACGCCCCGTCCCGGCGGTGGCGCGCCCCGTCCCGGCGGCGCCGGTGCCCCCGGTGGCGCCCCGCGTCCGCAGGGCGGTCCCGGCGGTGCTCCGCGTCCCCAGGGCCAGGGCGCTCCGCGTCCGACCCCGGGCGGTATGCCCCGCCCGCAGGGCGGCGCCCCGCGTCCGGGCGGTGCCCCGGGCGGCGGCGGTAACCGTCCCAACCCCGGCATGATGCCGCAGCGTCCCGCTGCGGGCCCGCGTCCCGGCGGCGGCCCCGGTGGCCGTGGTCCCGGTGGCCCCGGTGGCCGTCCGGGCGGCGCCGGCCGTCCTGCGGGCGGGGGCTTCGCCGGCCGTCCGGCCGGTCCCGGCGGCGGCGGTCGTCCCGGTGGCGGCGGTGGCTTCGGCGGCCGTCCCGGCGGTGGCGGCGGCGCTCCCGGTGGTGGCGGCGGCTTCGGCGGCGGTCGTCCCGGCTTCGCCGGTCGTCCCGGCGGCCCCGGTGGCCGTGGCGGCACGCAGGGTGCCTTCGGCCGTCCCGGCGGGCCCGCCCGTCGCGGTCGCAAGTCGAAGCGTCAGAGGCGCCAGGAGTACGAGGCCATGCAGGCCCCGTCGGTCGGCGGCGTGATGCTGCCCCGCGGCAACGGCGAGACCGTTCGCCTGTCGCGCGGTGCTTCGCTCACCGACTTCGCGGAGAAGATCAACGCCAACCCGGCGTCGCTGGTCGCGGTCATGATGAACCTCGGCGAGATGGTCACTGCCACGCAGTCCGTCTCCGACGAGACCCTCCAGCTCCTCGCGGGCGAGATGAACTACCAGGTTCAGATCGTCAGCCCGGAGGAGGAGGACCGCGAGCTGCTCGAGTCCTTCGACATCGAGTTCGGCGAGGACGAGGGCGGCGAGGAGTACCTCGTGGCGCGTCCGCCGGTCGTCACCGTCATGGGTCACGTCGACCACGGAAAGACCCGACTGCTCGACGCGATCCGCAAGACGAACGTCGTGGCGGGCGAGGCCGGTGGCATCACCCAGCACATCGGTGCCTACCAGGTCGGTACCGAGGTCAACGGCGAAGAGCGCAAGATCACCTTCATCGACACCCCGGGTCACGAGGCGTTCACCGCCATGCGTGCCCGTGGTGCGAAGTCGACCGACATCGCGATCCTCGTGGTCGCGGCCAACGACGGCGTCATGCCGCAGACGATCGAGGCGCTCAACCACGCCAAGGCCGCCGGCGTCCCGATCGTCGTCGCGGTCAACAAGATCGACGTCGAGGGTGCGGACCCGGTCAAGGTCCGCGGTCAGCTGACCGAGTTCGGTCTGGTGGCCGAGGAGTACGGCGGCGACACCATGTTCGTCGACATCTCCGCCAAGCAGGGTCTGCACATCGACTCCCTGCTGGAGGCCGTCGTCCTCACCGCCGACGCCTCGCTCGACCTGCGGGCCAACCCGGAGCAGGACGCGCAGGGCATCGCGATCGAGGCCCACCTCGACCGCGGCCGCGGCGCCGTCGCCACCGTCCTCGTCCAGCGCGGTACCCTCCGCGTCGGCGACACGATGGTCGCCGGTGACGCCTACGGCCGAGTGCGCGCCATGCTCGACGACAAGGGCGAGAACGTGGAAGAGGCGGGTCCGTCGACCCCGGTCCTCGTCCTCGGTCTCACCAACGTCCCGGGCGCGGGCGACAACTTCCTGGTGGTCGACGAGGACCGTACGGCCCGTCAGATCGCCGAGAAGCGCGCCGCCCGCGAGCGCAACGCCGCGTTCGCCAAGCGCACCCGCCGGGTGTCCCTCGAGGACCTCGACAAGGTGCTCAAGGCCGGTCTGGTCCAGGACCTCAACATCATCATCAAGGGCGACGCGTCCGGTGCGGTCGAGGCTCTCGAGTCCTCGCTGCTCCAGCTCGACGTCGGTGAAGAGGTCGACATCCGCATCCTGCACCGCGGTGTGGGTGCGGTCACCGAGTCCGACATCGACCTGGCGATGGGCTCCGACGCCATCGTCATCGGCTACAACGTCCGTGCGGCCGGCCGTGCCGCGCAGATGGCGGAGCGCGAGGGCGTCGACGTCCGCTACTACTCGGTGATCTACCAGGCCATCGAGGAGATCGAGGCGGCCCTCAAGGGCATGCTGAAGCCGGAGTACGAGGAGGTCGAGCTCGGCACCGCGGAGATCCGCGAGGTCTTCCGCTCGTCCAAGCTCGGCAACATCGCGGGTGTGCTCATCCGCTCCGGCGAGGTCAAGCGGAACACGAAGGCCCGCCTCCTCCGGGACGGCAAGGTCATCGCGGAGAACCTCAACATCGAGGGTCTGCGCCGCTTCAAGGACGACGTCACCGAGATCCGCGAAGGCTTCGAGGGCGGTATCAACCTCGGAAACTTCAACGACATCAAGATCGACGACGTCATCGCGACGTACGAGATGCGCGAGAAGCCGCGCGGCTGATCGTCGTATCGACCCGGGGCCGGTCGGCGGAGCTTATTCCGTCGATCGGCCCCGGCCGTTGCGTGTACGGTTCTGGTGTCCCCGCCAAGTCATCGGCGGGGCCATCTACCCCGGACCGGCGGGATATCCGGACACCTATGTATGTGGGGACGCTGTCCTTCGACCTGCTCCTCGGCGACGTACGGTCGCTGAAGGAAAAACGCTCCGTCGTGCGGCCGATCGTCGCCGAACTCCAGCGCAAGTACGCGGTGAGCGCGGCGGAAGTCGGCGACCAGGACCTCCATCGCAGGGCCGAGATCGGCCTGGCGGTGGTCTCCGGCGACACGGGGCACCTCACAGACGTACTCGACCGGTGCGAGCGCATGGTCGCCGCCCGGCCCGAGGTGGAGCTGCTGTCGGTGCGACGCAGGCTCCACAGTGACGAAGACTGAAAACTGAGCTTGAGCAAGGCAAAGAAGGAGAAGGACCAGTGGCCGACAACGCGCGGGCGAAGAAGCTGGCGGACCTCATCCGGGAGGTGGTCGCCCAGAAGCTGCAGCGCGGCATCAAGGACCCGCGCCTCGGTACGCATGTGACCATCACGGACACCAGGGTCACCGGCGACCTGCGGGAGGCCACGGTCTTCTACACGGTCTACGGCGACGACGAGGACCGGGCCAGCGCGGCCGCCGGACTGGAGAGCGCCAAGGGCATCCTGCGCTCCGCGGTCGGCTCCGCCGCCGGCACCAAGTTCACGCCGACCCTGACGTTCGTGGCGGACGCCCTCCCGGAGAACGCCAAGACGATCGAGGACCTCCTCGACAAGGCGCGGGCCTCGGACGCCGCGGTGCGCGAGGTCTCCTCGGGCGCCAAGTACGCCGGCGACGCCGACCCGTACAAGAAGCCTGACGAGGACGACGAGGGTACCGCCGCCGAATGAGCAACGTACAGAAGACGCCGGACGGCCTTGTCATCGTCGACAAGCCGTCCGGCTTCACTTCGCACGACGTCGTGGCCAAGATGCGCGGGATCGCCAAGACCCGCAGGGTCGGCCACGCGGGCACGCTCGACCCGATGGCGACGGGCGTGCTCGTGCTGGGCGTCGAGCGCGCCACCAAGCTGCTCGGGCACCTCGCCCTGACCGAGAAGGAGTACCTCGGTACGATCCGCCTCGGCCAGGACACCGTCACCGACGACGCCGAGGGCGAGATCACCTCGTCCACCGACGCCTCGAAGGTGACCCGCGAGGGCATCGACGCCGGTGTCGCGGCGCTGACCGGCGCCATCATGCAGGTCCCGTCGAAGGTCTCGGCCATCAAGATCGACGGCAAGCGCTCCTACGCGCGCGTGCGCGGCGGCGAGGAGTTCGAGATCCCGGCCCGGCCGGTGACGGTCTCCTCGTTCCGGGTGTACGACGTGCGCGAGGCGGTGGCCGAGGACGGCACCCCCGTCGTCGACCTGGTCGTCTCGGTGGTCTGCTCCTCCGGTACGTACATCCGCGCCCTCGCCCGCGACCTGGGCGCCGGGCTCGGCGTCGGCGGTCATCTGACGGCGCTGCGGCGCACCCGGGTCGGGCCCTACGGCCTGGACGCGGCCCGCACGCTCGACCAGCTCCAGGAGGAGCTGACGGTGATGCCGGTCGCCGAGGCTGCGGCCGCCGCGTTCGCCCGCTGGGACGTGGACGAGCGGCGCGCCGGGCTGCTCCTGAACGGGGTGCGCCTGGACATGCCCGAGGTGTACGGCGAGGGCAAGCCGGTCGCCGTCTACGGGCCGGGCGAGCGCCTCCTCGCGCTCGTCGAGAGCCAGCGCGGCAAGGCGAAGAGCCTGGCGGTGTTCGGCTAGCCCCCGAGGGGCGGCCGGGACTCGTCCCGGGTTCTCAAACGTGTGGCGGGCTCCTTGCGAGCCCGCCACAGGTGTTTTCACCCCTGCGTGCAGGCGCTCGTAGTGAAAGAGGGGTGCACTGGGGGGCGCTTTCGCCTCGCGTTCTTCTCGGGCGGATCATCCCAGAACTACCGTTTCGGACATGGGACGCGGGGACGGCGACGGGGGCCGGGAGACGCTGGTACGGATCTGCGATCTGGCGGGACGTACCCGGGGCACCGGATTCGTCGCCGACGACCGCGGCACCGTGGTCACCAGCCACGAGGCGGTGGACGGGCTCACCCGGGTGGTGCTGCACGCGCCCGGCGAGCGCACCTGCCTCGCCGAGGCCGACGCGGTCACCCCGCTGCCGGAGGCCGACCTCGCCCTGGTGCGCACCGAGGGCCTGGGAGTGCGGCCGCTGCCCGTCGCCGCCCGGGAGTCGGTCGCCGCGGGCACGTACGTACGGATCGCCGCGCACGGCTGGCGCGAGGCGCGGGTGCTCGGCGAGTCGCCCGTCACCTACACCGCCACCGACCGCTTCCACCTCCTCGGCTCCGCCCTGGAGCTGGCGATCGGCACCGAGGGCGCCGACGCGCTGCGGCTCGGCGGCGAGGCCGCGGGAGGGCCGGTCCTGGACGCGGCGACCGGTGCGGTGCTCGGGGTGCTCGGCACCGCGCTGCACGCGGCGCACCGGGCGGCCGGATTCGCGGTGCCGCTGCGGCCCGACGGGGGCCCGCTCGAAGAGCTGCTGCGGCGCAACGCGGCGACCGTGCCGGGGTACGGCGAGGACCTGAACCTGGCGGGCGCGCTCCAGCTCACCGCGACCTCGGTGGGCTCGGCCGGCGGCCCCGGAGCACGCCAGGACCCGGTCGAACGGCGGCTCACCGTACGGCACTTCACGGACTTCGCGGCGGGGCGGGCCAGTGTGCTCGGCCTGGTCGGAGACCCCGGCACCGGCCGCACCACCGAGCTCGCCGCACTCGCCGCCCGCCGCGCCCGGGGCCCGGAGCCCGCCCCCACGGTGTGGCTGCGCGGCGCGGACCTGCGCGCGGGCGACGGCTCGGTGGCCGACGCGGTGGCGCGGGCGCTGCGCCAGGCGGGCCGGATCGTGGCGGCCGCGGGCGCTCCCGGAGACATGGAGTGCGCCACCCCGGAGCGGGTGGCACGGCTGGCCTCGGACGCCGGGCGCCCGCTGCTCGTCCTGCTCGACGGGCCCGAGGAGATGCCGCCCGTGCTCGCGCACCGGCTGCCCGAGTGGACGGCCGGTACGGCGGCGTGGCTGCGCGCGGCCGGGGCGCGGCTCGTGGTGGCCTGCCGCCCCGAGCACTGGGAGCAGGCCGGGGCGCTCTTCCCGCCGGACGCGCTGCACCCGGCCGAGGCGTCCCGGCTGCCGCACGCCGTGCGGATCGGCGACCTCTCCCGCAAGGAGGCCACCCGGGCCCGCGAGCGGTACGGCATCCCGGACAACGCCCTGGCCGACCGGGCCGGGCGGCATCCGCTGACGCTGCGGCTGCTCGCCGAGGTGCGCGACGCGCTGCCGGGCGAGGTGCCGGGCCGCCCCGGGCGCGAGGACGTCTTCGCCGCGCATCTGGATCTGATGTGCCTGCGCATCGCGGTACGGCTGGCGGCCGCCCGGCGCCCCGCACTGCGCGGCACGGCGGTGCGGCGGCTGGCCGCTCGGGTCTCGGGCCGGGTCCACGAGGCGGCCCGGCGCTGTCTGGGCCCGGGCCAGGGCGAGCTGGACCGCGAGAACTTCGAGGAGATCTTCCCCTGGCGCACCGGCTGGGCGTCCGCGGTCCTCACCGAGGGGCTGCTCGTCCCGGCGGGCTCCGGCTACCGCTTCGCGCACGAGGAGCTGGCCGACTGGCTCCAGGCCGCCCACCTCGACCTGGACGGGGCCCTGCACGCCCTGGTCCACCGCTGGTGCGAGGACGCCACGGCCGCCGCCGACCGGGCCCCGGCCCGCCTGCCGTCCCGCCCGGGCACCAGCGGCCCGGCCGGGCGTAGCGAGGACGACGCGGCCTATGTGCCGCCACCCCCGGGGTCGCGCGCTGCCGCCGGCACGGGCGAGGAGGAGCCCGCCGGGCCGCCGCACCCCGGCGTCCCCGACCAGCGCCGCTCGCCGCGCAGTGAGGACGGCAGGCGGGGGCGGCGGTTCCGGCCGGGCCCGGTGCCGCCCGCGCCCGGGACGCGGCCCGCGCCCCCCGAGGACGAGCCCCGCACCCTCCCGGTGCCCCGGCACCGCATCGGCCCCGTCCTCCAGGCCCTGCTGCTCCTGGACCGCGAGCACGGGGCCGACCGGCTCGCCCCGCGCCTGGCGAAGCTGGTGGACGCGCTCGACCGGCTGGCGGAGGGCCCCGGCGCGGGCGGGCAGGACCGGATGGAGGACGCCCGCTGGTGGGCCGTCCATCTGCTCGGGCAGACGCTGCTGCGGGTGCCCGAGCCCCGTGCGTACCTCTGTGTGCTGCGGCTGCTCGCCGACCGGATCAGCGAGCGGTCGGTGCGCGCGGGCGGGCCGGGACAACTCTGCGGGCTGGGGGAGTTCGGGCCGTGGTTCTGGCAGCGGCTGCGGATCGGCGACGACCGCCGCATCGAGCTGATGCGGCGCCTTGTGCCCGCCGACGGGGCGCCGGGCGCGGCGCCGGGGTGGGAGCGGTACCTGGACGCCGTGGACCGGCGGCTCGCGGCCGAGCCCCGGAGCGTACAGCCGCTGCTGTGCCGGTGGTTCACCGACGAGCGGCCGCTGCCCGCGCCGCCGGGCAGCGAGATGCGCCCGACGGTGGCCGGGGCCGCGCAGGCCCTGCTCTACGCCCGCCGCTCGCTGGCCATCGATGACCTCACCGAGGCGCTGGTCGCCACCGCGCACGCCCGCGCCGACGAACTCCTGGCGGCGCTGGCCGAGGACGAGCCGTCCGCGCTCTGCCGGGCCGTGGACCGCTGGGCCCACGACGACCGGCCCGAACGGCGGGTGGCGGCTGCCGCGTACGGGCCGCGCGTCGCGCCGTACGTCACCACCGGCGCCGACCGCGACCTGCTGCGCTACGCCGCGCTCGCCCTGCTCGCCCGGTCCGCCGACACCCCGCTGCACGGCGCCGCGCTCGGGCTGCTCATCCGCGACCCGCGTACCCGCGCCCGCTACCTCGACAAGACGCTCGCGCGGTACGCGGGCGGCGATCCCCGGCTGCCCGCCGCCGCGCTCACCGCCGCCCTCACCACCCACCCCGAGCCGGTGCTCGCCGCCTTCCAGGCGCGTCTGGAGCAGCCGGGCGACGGCGCGGCCGAGGTGCTGGGGGCGCTCGCCGAGATCAACACGCCCGCGCTCGCGCGCCGCGCGGCAGCCCTGGTCCGCGCCTATCTGGACCGCCACCCGGAGGGCGCGGACCACGCCGCCGCGTTCGTGGAGCGGCGCCTGGAGTACGGACCGGCCGCGAGGGCCGTGCTGTTCCCGCTGGTCACGTCCGTACTGCGAGGCTGTTCGCCGCAGGTGCGGCGGGCGCTGGCGCCGGTGCTCGCCGCGCCCGGCAGCCGTACCTCGCGCCCTCTGCGGGCCGAGCTCCTGGACGTACTCCTCGAATACGAGCGGTACGAGTCGCGGGACCCGGCGGTCCTGCACGCCCTGCTGCGGGCGGCGGCCCTGGGAGCCGAGGCGCGGCCCGAGGCGCGCACCCGCGACCTGGTCCACCGCACCGGGCTGCTCCTGGTGCGCACCCCCGAAGGCGCCTCCTGCTTCGACCGCCGGGTCGTCGAGCTGGCCAGGGAAGTACCGGAATTCGCCGTTCAGGTGGCGGGCTGGCTGGTGCAGGCACCGCACGAGTGGTCGGCGGTGATCGGGCCGAGCGCCCGCCGCACGGTCGAGACGCTTGCGGTGCCCATGCCGATGCGGGCCGAGCCCGCCGGGCATGGCAGTCTTAGACCTGTGTGAGAGGCCTACTCTCACGTACACGGGTTCGGTTTTCGGCGAGTTTCGGGCGAGGAGCGGTCACAGTGCAGCGCTGGCGTGGCTTGGAGGACATTCCCCAGGACTGGGGACGCAGCGTCGTCACCATCGGCTCCTACGACGGGGTGCACCGCGGGCATCAGGTGATCATCGGGCGGGCCGTGGAGCGCGCCCGCGAGCTGGGCATCCCGTCGGTCGTGGTGACCTTCGACCCGCACCCCAGCGAGGTCGTGCGCCCCGGCAGCCACCCGCCGCTGCTCGCCCCGCACCACCGGCGCGCCGAGCTGATGGCGGACCTCGGGGTGGACGCGCTGCTCATCCTCCCCTTCACCAGCGAGTTCTCGAAGCTGTCGCCGGCCGAGTTCGTGGTCAAGGCGCTCGTCGACAAGCTGCACGCGCGCGTGGTCGTCGAGGGCCCCAACTTCCGCTTCGGCCACAAGGCGGCCGGCAACGTGGAGTTCCTGGCCGAGCTGGGCGAGACGTACGACTACGAGGTGGACGTCATCGACCACTTCGTCAGCGGCGAGGCGGGCGGCGGGCAGCCGTTCTCCTCGACCCTGACCCGGCGCCTGGTCGCCGAGGGCGATGTGGCGGGCGCGGCCGAGATCCTGGGCCGCCCGCACCGGGTCGAGGGCGTCGTGGTGCGCGGCGCGCAGCGCGGCCGCGAGCTGGGCTACCCGACGGCGAACGTGGAGACCTTGCCGCACACCGCGATCCCCGCGGACGGCGTGTACGCGGGCTGGCTCACCGCCGCCGGCGAGCGGATGCCCGCCGCGATCTCGGTCGGCACCAACCCGCAGTTCGACGGCACCGAGCGCACGGTCGAGGCGTACGCGATCGACCGCGTGGGGCTCGATCTGTACGGGCTGCACGTCGCGGTCGACTTCCTCGCGTATGTGCGCGGCCAGGAGAAGTTCGAGTCGATCGAGGCACTGCTCGAAGCGATCGCGCGCGATGTGAAGCGCTCGACGGAACTGATCGAGGCGGACGAGGCACGCGGCGCCTAGGACCGGTCAAACGCTGGTCAATCAGTGACCAGAAACCGCCCAAGACCTGGCATCCATTGATTATGGGTGAGGGTTTTGGGCGGTTTTCGTCGTATTGACGAACTGCGGCGGCACATAAGTTGAGACACGTGGCTGAACCCAACGTGTCCCGCATCCTCGGCATCGTCGGCGTCGACGCGGCCAAGGCCGCGCAACCCGGCGTCCCGCCGTACCACACACCGGTGTTCGTCCCGGCGCACCCGCGCTATCCGGCCGGAGGCGCCGCCCCGCGCGTCGACTTCGAGCTGCTGAGACCGCCCTCGGGACCGCCGGTCCCGGTCGCCTTCAGCACTCTGCCGAAGCTGGTCGACGCGCTCGGCCCGATGCAGCCCTGGATCGCCGTCTCCCTCGGCCCGTTCGCGGAGGCGATGCGCGAGGCCCGGCTGCCCAAGGTGCGTCTGGACCCGGACGTGGCGCCGGGCGGCCGCAGATGGCGGTCACAGGACCTGGAGCGTACCTACGGAGAGAGCGGGGCAGGGGCATGAGCGCCGATGTGAAGGTCATTCTGGCCGACCTCAACTCGATGGCGTCGACCTTCCACAAGGAAGCCGGGATCTACCGGGGCATGCACGCCAACGTGAAGCCCGCGGTGGCCGGTTCCGGCGACCCCGGCTGCGACGCGGCGATCAAGTCGATGGCCGACCTGATAGCGGGCCTCCACGACAAGCTGGCGGACCGGCTGGACGACAACAGCGACAAGGTGAAGTACGCGCACGACTCGATGCAGCGCAACGACATCGACGTACACGGCCTCTTCGAGGACCTGATGTGAAGGGCACGCGGTGAGCGACAGCTGGGTGGGCGGGGACATCGGCGGCATACGCGCGATGGGCGACGCCTACAAGAACGCCAAGCACGACCTCGAATCGATCGTGAAGCCGCTGGGCACGGTCGTCGAGCAGCTGGCCAAGGACGCGGCCTGGGAGGGCGAGGCGGCCGAGTCGTTCCGCGCCAAGTGGAGCGAGGACGCGCTGACG encodes the following:
- the nusA gene encoding transcription termination factor NusA encodes the protein MDIDMSALRGLVREKEISFDLLVEAIESALLIAYHRTEGSFRRARVKLDRENGHVTVWAKEDPADLEEGQEAKEFDDTPTGFGRIAATTAKQVILQRLRDAEDDITFGEFAGREGDVITGVVQQGKDPKNVLVDIGKMEAMLPVQEQVPGEEYTHGLRLRTYVVRVAKGVRGPSVTLSRTHPNLVKKLFALEVPEIADGSVEISAIAREAGHRTKIAVRSTRSGLNAKGACIGPMGGRVRNVMAELHGEKIDIVDWSDDPAEMVANALSPARVSRVEVVDLAARSARVTVPDYQLSLAIGKEGQNARLAARLTGWRIDIRPDTEQPSEQD
- a CDS encoding YlxR family protein, coding for MSGRTHARACPERTCVGCRERAAKTDLLRIVEVEGACVPDPRGTLPGRGAYVHPASVCLDLAVRRRALSRAFKVKEPLDSEAVRQHVEQAAP
- the infB gene encoding translation initiation factor IF-2 translates to MAKVRVYELAKEFGVESKVVMAKLQELGEFVRSASSTIEAPVVRKLTDALQGPGGNAGKSAAKPSAPRKATPAKPAAPSPAQAARPAAPKPGAPAPKPAAAEAPKSSTPSTAPAPGPRPGPKPAPAKPAPAAPVPAAEFSAPAAQAPAPQQQAPRPAGATPGPRPAARPAASGGQGERQGGQGARPGGAPRPAAGERAPRPGGARPAGPRPGNNPFTSGGSTGMARPQTPRPGGGAPRPGGAGAPGGAPRPQGGPGGAPRPQGQGAPRPTPGGMPRPQGGAPRPGGAPGGGGNRPNPGMMPQRPAAGPRPGGGPGGRGPGGPGGRPGGAGRPAGGGFAGRPAGPGGGGRPGGGGGFGGRPGGGGGAPGGGGGFGGGRPGFAGRPGGPGGRGGTQGAFGRPGGPARRGRKSKRQRRQEYEAMQAPSVGGVMLPRGNGETVRLSRGASLTDFAEKINANPASLVAVMMNLGEMVTATQSVSDETLQLLAGEMNYQVQIVSPEEEDRELLESFDIEFGEDEGGEEYLVARPPVVTVMGHVDHGKTRLLDAIRKTNVVAGEAGGITQHIGAYQVGTEVNGEERKITFIDTPGHEAFTAMRARGAKSTDIAILVVAANDGVMPQTIEALNHAKAAGVPIVVAVNKIDVEGADPVKVRGQLTEFGLVAEEYGGDTMFVDISAKQGLHIDSLLEAVVLTADASLDLRANPEQDAQGIAIEAHLDRGRGAVATVLVQRGTLRVGDTMVAGDAYGRVRAMLDDKGENVEEAGPSTPVLVLGLTNVPGAGDNFLVVDEDRTARQIAEKRAARERNAAFAKRTRRVSLEDLDKVLKAGLVQDLNIIIKGDASGAVEALESSLLQLDVGEEVDIRILHRGVGAVTESDIDLAMGSDAIVIGYNVRAAGRAAQMAEREGVDVRYYSVIYQAIEEIEAALKGMLKPEYEEVELGTAEIREVFRSSKLGNIAGVLIRSGEVKRNTKARLLRDGKVIAENLNIEGLRRFKDDVTEIREGFEGGINLGNFNDIKIDDVIATYEMREKPRG
- a CDS encoding DUF503 domain-containing protein; this translates as MYVGTLSFDLLLGDVRSLKEKRSVVRPIVAELQRKYAVSAAEVGDQDLHRRAEIGLAVVSGDTGHLTDVLDRCERMVAARPEVELLSVRRRLHSDED
- the rbfA gene encoding 30S ribosome-binding factor RbfA; this encodes MADNARAKKLADLIREVVAQKLQRGIKDPRLGTHVTITDTRVTGDLREATVFYTVYGDDEDRASAAAGLESAKGILRSAVGSAAGTKFTPTLTFVADALPENAKTIEDLLDKARASDAAVREVSSGAKYAGDADPYKKPDEDDEGTAAE
- the truB gene encoding tRNA pseudouridine(55) synthase TruB translates to MSNVQKTPDGLVIVDKPSGFTSHDVVAKMRGIAKTRRVGHAGTLDPMATGVLVLGVERATKLLGHLALTEKEYLGTIRLGQDTVTDDAEGEITSSTDASKVTREGIDAGVAALTGAIMQVPSKVSAIKIDGKRSYARVRGGEEFEIPARPVTVSSFRVYDVREAVAEDGTPVVDLVVSVVCSSGTYIRALARDLGAGLGVGGHLTALRRTRVGPYGLDAARTLDQLQEELTVMPVAEAAAAAFARWDVDERRAGLLLNGVRLDMPEVYGEGKPVAVYGPGERLLALVESQRGKAKSLAVFG